From a region of the Thiomicrorhabdus sp. genome:
- the uvrD gene encoding DNA helicase II has product MDISFILNDLNDAQREAVTADETHALILAGAGSGKTRVLVHRIAWLTQVMGHSPYNVLAVTFTNKASNEMRGRIEKLIGQQAAGLTMGTFHGIAYRILRQHYQEAGLPQDFQILDSDDQKRVIKRLLKAMELDEAQWPHKQIQAFINGEKEEGRRPHHIDIGHNPFVGKMVQVYKAYEEQCQRSGLVDFAELLLRAHELWLKQPSVLAHYQARFKHILVDEFQDTNSLQYAWLRVLAGGSGKLFVVGDDDQSIYGWRGAKVENIRQFDEDFANVKMVRLEQNYRSTETILNAANGLIANNTSRMGKELWSAGEKGELIKVYEAFNEMDEARYVCNQIEQWCENGGARNEVAILYRSNAQSRILEQALMQAQIPYRVYGGLRFYDRAEIKDVLSYLRLLVNRADDAAFERAYNHPPRGIGQKTADTIREVAKHNQISLWDAAQQLVENGLTPRAKTSIASFLELINNLDELTQPLNLEDQMLKVVSQSGLQAHFEKDRTEQGQGRLENIDELINAASQFKQANAQQNANGVETEQQAFAGQAINQAANQNTVEGIDEDGNTILLTPTFDNPLSEFLAQAALEAGERQADEWESSVQLMTLHAAKGLEFPLVFMIGVEEGLFPSQQSHEDASRLEEERRLAYVGVTRAEKQLMITYATRRRIHGKELFPTPSRFIKEIPQDCIETVRLSGSVAPAFGGYSQQPAFGLTSTVNETGFNVGERVFHQKFGDGTVVGTEGSGDHARIQINFTHAGPKWLVTAYANLEKKG; this is encoded by the coding sequence ATGGATATCTCTTTTATATTAAATGACTTAAACGATGCACAGCGTGAAGCCGTGACGGCAGATGAAACCCATGCGTTAATTTTAGCTGGGGCCGGAAGTGGTAAAACTCGCGTATTGGTGCATCGTATTGCTTGGTTAACCCAGGTTATGGGGCATTCTCCTTATAATGTGTTGGCCGTGACCTTTACCAATAAAGCCTCAAACGAGATGCGTGGTCGTATAGAAAAGTTGATTGGCCAACAAGCGGCTGGTTTGACTATGGGTACGTTTCATGGGATTGCTTATCGGATTCTTCGCCAACATTACCAAGAAGCAGGTTTACCGCAAGATTTTCAAATTTTAGATTCGGATGACCAAAAACGAGTCATTAAACGTTTGTTAAAAGCGATGGAACTTGATGAAGCTCAGTGGCCTCACAAGCAAATCCAAGCGTTTATTAATGGCGAAAAAGAAGAGGGCAGACGTCCACATCATATCGATATTGGTCACAATCCATTTGTGGGCAAAATGGTTCAGGTTTATAAAGCTTATGAAGAACAGTGCCAGCGATCAGGGCTGGTTGATTTTGCCGAACTATTATTAAGAGCTCATGAGTTATGGTTAAAGCAGCCTTCGGTTTTAGCTCACTATCAAGCTCGCTTTAAACATATTTTGGTGGATGAGTTTCAAGATACCAATAGTTTGCAATATGCCTGGTTAAGAGTGTTAGCAGGTGGTTCAGGTAAGTTATTTGTGGTGGGTGATGATGACCAATCTATTTACGGTTGGCGTGGTGCTAAAGTAGAAAATATTCGCCAGTTTGATGAAGATTTTGCCAATGTAAAAATGGTGCGTTTAGAACAAAACTATCGTTCAACCGAAACCATTTTGAACGCCGCTAACGGTTTAATTGCCAATAACACTTCACGTATGGGTAAAGAGCTTTGGTCAGCTGGTGAAAAGGGTGAGCTAATTAAAGTCTATGAAGCCTTTAATGAGATGGACGAAGCTCGTTATGTCTGTAATCAAATTGAACAATGGTGCGAAAATGGCGGTGCTCGAAATGAAGTGGCGATTCTATATCGTTCAAATGCCCAGTCGCGAATTTTAGAACAAGCCTTAATGCAAGCACAGATTCCGTATCGTGTTTATGGTGGTTTACGTTTCTATGACCGTGCTGAAATTAAGGATGTATTGAGCTATTTACGTTTATTGGTTAATCGTGCAGATGATGCGGCTTTTGAACGTGCCTATAACCATCCGCCAAGAGGCATTGGCCAAAAAACGGCCGATACTATTCGTGAAGTCGCCAAACATAACCAAATCTCTTTGTGGGATGCCGCACAACAATTGGTTGAAAATGGCTTAACCCCGAGAGCAAAAACCTCAATTGCTAGTTTTTTAGAGTTAATTAACAACTTAGATGAACTCACTCAGCCACTTAATCTTGAAGACCAAATGCTTAAGGTCGTATCGCAATCTGGTTTGCAAGCCCATTTTGAAAAAGACCGTACAGAACAAGGTCAAGGCCGTTTAGAAAACATTGACGAACTGATTAACGCCGCTAGTCAGTTTAAGCAAGCTAATGCACAGCAAAATGCCAATGGAGTTGAAACTGAACAGCAAGCGTTTGCTGGTCAAGCTATTAATCAAGCCGCCAATCAAAATACCGTTGAAGGGATTGATGAAGATGGCAATACCATTTTATTAACACCAACCTTTGATAATCCTTTATCAGAATTTCTCGCTCAAGCAGCTTTAGAAGCCGGTGAACGTCAGGCGGACGAATGGGAATCTTCGGTGCAATTAATGACCTTACATGCCGCCAAAGGCTTGGAGTTTCCGTTAGTCTTTATGATTGGGGTTGAAGAGGGGTTATTTCCGTCGCAGCAATCGCATGAAGATGCCTCACGCTTAGAGGAAGAACGACGTCTAGCTTATGTCGGTGTCACCCGTGCTGAAAAGCAATTAATGATTACCTATGCCACTCGTCGAAGAATTCACGGTAAAGAACTGTTTCCAACACCATCACGTTTTATTAAAGAGATTCCACAAGACTGTATTGAAACGGTGCGACTGTCAGGTTCAGTAGCTCCTGCGTTTGGTGGTTATTCGCAACAGCCAGCATTTGGATTAACCAGTACGGTAAATGAAACAGGGTTTAATGTTGGCGAAAGAGTGTTTCATCAAAAATTTGGTGATGGCACGGTGGTCGGAACCGAAGGCAGTGGTGACCATGCACGTATTCAAATCAACTTTACCCACGCAGGCCCAAAGTGGTTAGTTACCGCTTACGCCAATTTAGAGAAAAAGGGCTAA
- a CDS encoding ABC transporter ATP-binding protein, producing the protein MPQSVEKPVDTNLFLTIENLKAKGMSAAIDLQLNAKDICMVSGPSGSGKSQFFKALADLIEHSGKVQLEQQILEQTSPEIWRVQVMYFSAETAWWDDVVATHFDTPPKEQQLAKIGLDTIMLNANPDSLSSGEKQRFALLRGLQYQPKVLLLDEITANLDPSSEYLVETMVKEYVQQNHAIALWISHDPEQTKRMATKTLTFTKHGYSSEDLG; encoded by the coding sequence GTGCCACAATCAGTAGAAAAACCTGTTGATACTAACCTCTTTTTGACGATTGAAAATCTAAAAGCGAAAGGCATGTCTGCGGCAATTGATTTGCAATTGAATGCTAAAGATATCTGTATGGTCTCTGGCCCCTCTGGTAGTGGTAAGTCACAGTTTTTTAAAGCATTGGCTGACTTAATTGAACATTCAGGAAAGGTTCAGTTAGAGCAACAAATTCTAGAACAAACCAGCCCAGAGATTTGGCGTGTTCAAGTTATGTATTTTTCCGCAGAAACGGCATGGTGGGATGATGTGGTTGCCACTCATTTTGACACACCGCCAAAAGAGCAGCAGCTTGCAAAAATTGGGCTCGATACCATCATGTTAAATGCGAATCCAGATTCACTTTCATCGGGTGAAAAACAACGATTTGCATTGCTCCGTGGACTGCAATATCAACCTAAGGTTTTATTGCTTGATGAAATAACCGCAAACTTAGACCCTAGCAGTGAATATCTAGTTGAAACCATGGTTAAAGAGTATGTTCAACAAAACCATGCAATCGCACTGTGGATTAGTCATGATCCAGAGCAAACTAAGCGAATGGCAACAAAAACGCTGACCTTTACCAAACATGGTTATAGCAGTGAGGACTTAGGGTAA